A region of Planctomycetaceae bacterium DNA encodes the following proteins:
- the tadA gene encoding tRNA adenosine(34) deaminase TadA has translation MLISDSPDSSDVNPLQPHDVWMKKALDQAVLAFEQDEVPVGAVIVYQNRIIAEACNQRESLNDPTAHAEMIAITQAAEALHSWRLLDCTLYVTLEPCPMCAGAIVQARIPFVVYGAPDPKAGACDSLFQITSDIRLNHQAAVLGGVMQADCKAILQEFFRQQRSLGKK, from the coding sequence GTGCTGATTTCCGATAGCCCGGATTCCAGCGACGTGAATCCGCTGCAGCCCCACGATGTGTGGATGAAGAAGGCTCTTGACCAGGCTGTTCTTGCGTTCGAACAGGACGAAGTTCCCGTCGGCGCTGTAATCGTTTACCAGAACCGAATTATCGCCGAAGCGTGTAATCAGCGGGAATCTCTGAACGACCCGACCGCACACGCGGAAATGATCGCCATCACTCAGGCGGCGGAGGCTCTGCATTCGTGGCGACTGCTGGACTGCACGCTGTACGTCACGCTGGAACCCTGCCCGATGTGCGCCGGAGCGATCGTGCAGGCGCGAATCCCGTTCGTCGTCTACGGTGCGCCTGACCCAAAGGCGGGAGCCTGTGACTCGCTGTTCCAGATCACATCCGACATCCGCCTGAACCACCAGGCCGCCGTCCTGGGCGGCGTCATGCAAGCCGACTGCAAAGCCATCCTGCAGGAATTCTTCCGCCAGCAGCGGTCACTGGGAAAGAAATAG